In Desulforhopalus sp., the following proteins share a genomic window:
- a CDS encoding AAA family ATPase, translating to MRITRLDLRAVGPFTGRCLEFSTEAPGLHLVFGPNEAGKSSSLRALKALLFGFPQQTPDNFLHSYDQLVVAGCLRNSTGQELSFQRRKRRLGDLLDMAGNPLDPAGLAPFLHGLDASLFAGLYGIDHDALVRGGEEILARKGEAGQTLFAAGAGLSSIAEVIGQLEKEAGDLFKATGQLPAINGAVRQFKDLQKEARSAGLSVKDWKEHHNALETALAARKELEGQRDHNSAELHRLERLRQVVAELAALQASAAHLHDLGEVALLTPDFNERYQQVSRELREGEQRLQRDSERLEKLLERRSAVAVNTLLLRHAGKVDDFHQRLGEYNKGRKDRPERNGMRISLRSEAGRLLQQVRPDLSLEKVEVLRPVLAKKRMVQALAAHYEAMHQQLVVAERQGRVANEEYRQVEAGLAALPQPIDTGLLLLAIRAAQKAGDLDGQLAKTSSGLSLQRQECRADLQRIGLWKGDLAGLVELALPLPVTVQRFEKDFGEIDEARRELATVRRGLEKELPQIQAEIKKVDYAGDLPREEELSRSRAERDRGWRLLRRQWLNGEDVSHESNAYAGEKPLAEVYEGYIGVADTISDRLRREADRVAGAAALRARAEALQVALESNSRDVQALELRADTLTVMWRDSWLASGILPLSPREMSAWLAEIETVRFKLADLGKKENQFHLEWQTRKGLGDNLRKALAAIGATGPAGEELAPLLTAGENILTRLTDQEKKRDSLRERCEKAARGWQQAEDDLARARDALTRWQEQWRKALAGLDLAGEVSSLEAVDMLETLQSCFDKLKEADDLQKRIDGIDRDAGLLALDVGNLVSAVAPELADLPLDQAILQLRILLGKAQKDDALNTELAKDIRGLQEEIELTKNTLNYAKEQMTELLRLADCRNPDDLPAVMDKFAEYQRLREKIVHHEENLAKIGAGVPLTELAVQAAAVNIDEVPSMIEALNRDTREVLNPEINRLSQIVGEESSRLLAMDGGARAADLAEAMERELALIRRLTSRYILVKLAAKVLQQAIERYREEHQDPVLKIAAGYFSKLTLGSFAGLRTDVDDAGQPVLVGVRDNGLRLTVDKMSSGTRDQMFLALRLASLEWRWQTEEPMPFIIDDILINFDDLRARACLEILAGLGEKNQVILFTHHRRIVEESKLLAGQECIQIHELCPAA from the coding sequence ATGAGAATCACTCGCCTGGATTTGCGAGCAGTCGGCCCATTCACCGGCCGGTGTCTGGAATTTTCCACCGAGGCGCCTGGCCTGCATCTTGTCTTTGGGCCGAACGAGGCCGGCAAGAGCAGCTCATTGCGGGCCTTAAAGGCCCTGTTGTTCGGTTTTCCGCAGCAGACTCCTGATAATTTTCTCCACAGCTACGATCAACTCGTTGTCGCCGGCTGCCTACGCAACAGCACTGGCCAGGAACTGTCTTTTCAAAGACGGAAAAGACGTTTGGGTGATCTCCTGGATATGGCAGGAAATCCTCTTGACCCAGCAGGCCTGGCACCTTTTTTACATGGACTTGATGCGTCGTTATTTGCAGGTCTCTACGGAATTGACCATGATGCCCTGGTGCGCGGTGGCGAGGAAATACTCGCCCGGAAAGGTGAGGCAGGGCAAACCCTCTTTGCCGCCGGGGCCGGCTTGTCCTCTATTGCTGAGGTTATTGGCCAACTGGAAAAGGAAGCGGGTGATCTTTTCAAGGCAACAGGACAGCTGCCGGCAATCAATGGCGCAGTGCGGCAGTTCAAGGATCTGCAGAAAGAGGCCCGAAGCGCTGGTCTCTCGGTCAAGGACTGGAAGGAACATCATAATGCCCTGGAGACGGCCTTAGCGGCGCGCAAGGAGCTGGAAGGGCAGCGGGATCATAATAGCGCCGAACTCCATCGCCTGGAGCGTTTGCGCCAGGTTGTGGCCGAGTTGGCAGCCCTGCAGGCGAGTGCGGCACACCTGCATGATCTTGGGGAGGTGGCGCTCCTGACACCGGACTTCAATGAAAGATATCAGCAGGTAAGCCGGGAACTACGGGAGGGTGAGCAACGCTTGCAGCGTGATTCTGAACGTTTGGAAAAACTCCTGGAAAGGCGTTCGGCCGTGGCTGTCAACACCCTGCTGCTCCGCCATGCCGGGAAGGTGGATGATTTTCACCAGCGTCTCGGCGAATACAACAAGGGCCGAAAGGACCGGCCTGAACGAAACGGAATGCGTATCAGCCTGCGCAGCGAGGCGGGCCGTTTGCTGCAGCAGGTCCGTCCGGATTTGTCCCTTGAAAAAGTTGAGGTATTGCGGCCGGTGCTTGCCAAAAAGCGGATGGTGCAGGCGCTGGCAGCGCATTATGAGGCCATGCACCAGCAGCTGGTCGTTGCCGAAAGACAGGGCAGGGTCGCCAATGAGGAATACCGGCAGGTTGAGGCAGGTCTTGCTGCCCTGCCCCAGCCGATCGATACTGGTCTGCTGCTCCTGGCGATACGGGCCGCCCAGAAGGCCGGCGATCTTGACGGCCAGCTGGCCAAGACCTCGAGCGGTCTTTCTTTGCAGAGGCAGGAGTGCCGTGCCGATCTGCAACGGATCGGCCTCTGGAAGGGCGATCTGGCCGGACTCGTCGAACTCGCCTTGCCCCTTCCGGTGACGGTCCAGCGGTTTGAAAAAGACTTTGGCGAAATCGATGAGGCAAGACGTGAGCTGGCAACGGTCCGCCGGGGCCTGGAAAAGGAATTGCCACAGATTCAGGCGGAAATCAAAAAAGTCGATTACGCTGGCGACCTTCCTCGCGAGGAAGAGCTGAGCCGCAGTCGTGCCGAGCGCGATCGGGGGTGGCGGCTATTGCGTAGACAGTGGCTGAATGGGGAAGATGTCAGCCACGAAAGCAACGCCTATGCAGGGGAGAAGCCACTTGCCGAGGTGTACGAGGGATATATCGGCGTAGCGGATACCATTTCTGATCGGTTGCGTCGTGAGGCTGATCGAGTGGCCGGGGCGGCGGCCCTGCGCGCTCGGGCCGAGGCCCTGCAAGTAGCCCTCGAATCCAATAGCAGGGATGTACAAGCCCTTGAGCTTCGAGCCGATACATTGACGGTGATGTGGCGGGACAGTTGGCTGGCAAGCGGCATCCTGCCGCTGTCGCCGAGGGAGATGAGCGCCTGGTTGGCGGAGATTGAAACCGTCCGTTTTAAACTTGCTGATCTTGGCAAAAAAGAAAATCAATTCCACTTGGAATGGCAAACCAGAAAAGGGCTTGGAGACAATCTGCGGAAGGCCCTCGCGGCAATCGGCGCAACTGGTCCGGCAGGTGAGGAGCTTGCACCGCTGCTGACTGCCGGCGAAAATATCCTGACACGACTGACCGATCAGGAAAAGAAACGGGACTCCCTGCGGGAAAGATGCGAGAAGGCGGCTCGTGGCTGGCAACAGGCGGAGGACGACCTGGCCCGGGCCCGGGATGCCTTGACCCGGTGGCAGGAGCAATGGCGGAAGGCCCTGGCCGGGCTCGACCTGGCGGGTGAGGTGTCGAGCCTTGAGGCGGTTGACATGCTGGAGACCCTGCAGAGCTGTTTTGACAAGTTGAAGGAGGCGGATGATCTGCAAAAACGCATTGATGGTATTGACCGTGATGCCGGTCTGCTAGCTTTGGATGTGGGGAATCTGGTGAGTGCTGTTGCCCCGGAACTGGCTGACTTGCCCCTTGACCAGGCGATACTCCAACTGCGGATCCTGCTGGGCAAGGCCCAGAAAGACGATGCCTTGAATACCGAACTTGCCAAGGATATCCGTGGCTTACAGGAAGAAATTGAATTAACCAAGAACACCCTGAACTACGCCAAGGAGCAGATGACCGAACTGCTCCGCCTTGCCGATTGCCGGAATCCTGACGATCTGCCGGCGGTAATGGACAAGTTCGCCGAATATCAGCGTTTGCGGGAGAAGATCGTTCATCATGAAGAAAATCTCGCCAAGATCGGCGCCGGTGTGCCGCTTACAGAACTTGCTGTTCAGGCGGCAGCGGTAAATATCGACGAAGTTCCAAGTATGATCGAGGCGCTGAACAGGGACACCAGGGAGGTGCTCAATCCCGAGATCAACCGCTTGTCTCAGATCGTTGGCGAAGAAAGCTCCAGGCTTCTGGCGATGGACGGCGGGGCCCGGGCGGCAGACCTGGCCGAGGCCATGGAACGGGAACTGGCGTTGATTCGCAGGCTTACGAGCAGATATATCCTGGTGAAACTGGCGGCAAAGGTCCTGCAGCAGGCCATTGAACGGTACCGTGAGGAGCATCAGGATCCGGTTCTCAAAATCGCTGCCGGCTACTTCAGCAAACTGACCCTCGGTTCCTTCGCCGGTCTACGAACCGATGTCGATGACGCCGGACAGCCGGTCCTGGTTGGCGTGCGCGACAACGGCTTGCGCCTCACCGTCGATAAAATGAGCTCTGGTACCCGTGATCAGATGTTTCTCGCCCTGCGCCTTGCAAGCCTGGAGTGGCGGTGGCAAACCGAGGAACCGATGCCATTTATCATTGATGACATTCTTATCAACTTCGATGATCTTCGGGCCCGGGCATGCCTTGAGATCCTTGCCGGGCTGGGCGAAAAGAATCAGGTAATTCTCTTCACCCATCATCGGCGTATCGTCGAAGAGTCGAAACTGCTGGCGGGGCAGGAATGCATTCAAATTCACGAACTTTGTCCTGCCGCCTAG